A single window of Malus sylvestris chromosome 5, drMalSylv7.2, whole genome shotgun sequence DNA harbors:
- the LOC126623188 gene encoding disease resistance protein RPM1-like, giving the protein MASAVLDLLIGRVGAFLISEASLLGGVHDELEETRLELLAMKAFLADAEKKGALNEVEKTWVEKVRDVSIAVEDIMDEFMYHTNKQRSWGPYTRAFRQATCFPKYLWERHWIATKLQKLIKTIKGIPERSRRYGVE; this is encoded by the coding sequence atggCTTCGGCTGTGCTAGACCTTTTGATAGGCAGAGTTGGAGCATTTCTCATAAGCGAAGCGTCACTGTTAGGAGGAGTTCATGATGAACTTGAAGAGACCAGGCTTGAGTTGTTAGCCATGAAAGCCTTCTTGGCAGATGCTGAAAAAAAGGGAGCTCTAAACGAAGTGGAAAAAACATGGGTGGAAAAAGTGAGGGACGTGTCCATTGCGGTTGAAGACATCATGGACGAGTTCATGTATCACACAAACAAGCAGAGAAGTTGGGGTCCGTACACAAGAGCCTTTCGTCAAGCCACTTGCTTCCCCAAATATCTTTGGGAGAGGCATTGGATTGCCACCAAATTGCAGAAGCTCATCAAAACAATCAAAGGCATTCCAGAAAGAAGCCGGCGCTATGGTGTAGAGTGA